In Holophagales bacterium, one DNA window encodes the following:
- a CDS encoding PLP-dependent transferase, with product MGDHAKRHLSTRVIHAGQHPDPATGAVSVPIYQSSTFAFRNADEGAARFQGTDPGYKYTRLGNPTVAALEASVADLEGGCGAFAAATGMAAINVVYFGLLGRGTHVVGTDALYGSSRTVLETEYSRYGVGSTFVDTTDVENLRRALRPETSLVYIESPSNPTLALTDIAACAEIAHAHGALLAVDNTFASPLLQQPLALGADLVVHSVTKFINGHTDVVGGMVVAKDPALFARLRKVHTTIGGTMDPHQAWLVLRGIKTLALRLERAQSNAQAIAAFLEADPRIEWVRYPGLASHPQYELGRRQMAGPGAVLSFGVRGGFAAAKTMIESVQLATLAVSLGGIETLIEHPASMTHTSLPRPEREAAGITDDLVRLAVGCEDERDLLADLDQALAASQRAATPAAR from the coding sequence ATGGGCGATCACGCCAAGCGCCATCTCTCGACCCGCGTCATCCACGCCGGACAGCATCCCGATCCGGCGACCGGCGCGGTCTCCGTGCCGATCTACCAGTCCTCGACCTTCGCCTTCCGCAACGCCGACGAAGGCGCCGCACGCTTCCAGGGCACCGACCCCGGCTACAAATACACCCGGCTGGGCAATCCCACCGTCGCAGCGCTCGAGGCCTCGGTGGCCGACCTCGAGGGTGGTTGCGGCGCCTTCGCCGCCGCGACCGGCATGGCGGCGATCAACGTCGTCTATTTCGGCCTGCTCGGACGCGGCACCCACGTCGTGGGAACCGACGCGCTCTACGGCTCGTCGCGCACGGTGCTCGAGACCGAGTACTCGCGTTACGGCGTCGGCTCGACCTTCGTCGACACCACCGACGTCGAGAACCTGCGGCGCGCCTTGCGGCCCGAGACCTCGCTGGTCTACATCGAGAGCCCGTCGAACCCGACCCTGGCCTTGACCGACATCGCCGCCTGCGCCGAGATCGCCCACGCGCACGGGGCGCTCCTCGCGGTCGACAACACCTTCGCCTCGCCGCTGCTGCAGCAGCCGCTCGCGCTCGGCGCCGACCTGGTGGTGCATAGCGTCACCAAGTTCATCAACGGCCACACCGACGTGGTCGGCGGCATGGTCGTCGCCAAGGACCCGGCGCTCTTCGCGCGGCTGCGCAAGGTGCACACGACGATCGGCGGCACGATGGATCCGCACCAGGCCTGGCTGGTGCTGCGCGGCATCAAGACGCTGGCCCTGCGCCTCGAGCGGGCCCAGTCCAACGCCCAGGCGATCGCCGCCTTCCTCGAGGCCGACCCGCGCATCGAGTGGGTGCGCTATCCGGGGCTCGCTTCGCACCCGCAATACGAGCTCGGCCGCCGGCAGATGGCCGGCCCCGGCGCCGTCCTCTCCTTCGGCGTGCGCGGCGGTTTCGCCGCGGCGAAGACGATGATCGAGAGCGTCCAGCTCGCCACTCTCGCCGTCTCGCTCGGCGGCATCGAGACCCTGATCGAGCACCCGGCGTCGATGACGCACACCTCGCTGCCGCGGCCCGAGCGCGAAGCGGCCGGCATCACCGACGACCTCGTGCGGCTCGCCGTGGGCTGCGAGGACGAACGCGACCTGCTCGCCGACCTCGACCAGGCACTCGCCGCTTCGCAGCGCGCCGCCACCCCGGCGGCCCGCTGA
- a CDS encoding CoA-binding protein → MQVVAVVGMKGEDRADEPAFAIPQMVAARGRRVIPVNPRLERALGEKAYADLAAVPEAFDLVDVFRRSEAIPELAEQILALAPERRPRVVWLQSGIRHDEAAARLAAAGIDVVQDRCLGVYASRYLPKPAAS, encoded by the coding sequence ATGCAGGTCGTCGCCGTCGTCGGCATGAAGGGCGAGGATCGTGCCGACGAGCCGGCGTTCGCGATTCCGCAGATGGTCGCGGCGCGCGGCCGACGGGTGATCCCGGTCAACCCGCGACTCGAACGGGCGCTGGGCGAGAAGGCGTACGCCGACCTCGCCGCGGTGCCGGAAGCGTTCGACCTGGTCGACGTCTTCCGGCGGAGCGAAGCGATCCCGGAGCTCGCCGAACAGATCCTCGCCCTTGCCCCCGAGCGGAGGCCGCGCGTCGTCTGGTTGCAGAGCGGCATCCGGCACGACGAGGCGGCGGCGCGACTCGCCGCCGCCGGGATCGACGTCGTGCAGGACCGTTGCCTCGGGGTCTACGCCAGCCGCTATCTTCCGAAACCGGCGGCGAGCTGA
- a CDS encoding amidohydrolase family protein, with product MPYPPTVRPARSRRWHPVLSALLLLGASLTAPVGGTEPSPTTGKSVPVLVIRPERLFDGSGTELHRGWAVRIEGERIAAVGAAATVSVPPGATVLDLPGATLLPGLIEGHSHVLLHPYDETSWNDQVLKEPEALRVARATVHLRRTLEAGFTTERDLGTEGAGVADTGLKMAVAQGIVPGPRLLVAGRALVATGSYGPKGFSPDWDLPLGAQQADGDELIHAVREQIGRGADWVKLYGDYRWGPHGEARPTYSLDELRRAVETATSSGRPVAVHAVTPEAIRRAVEAGARSIEHGDEATPEVLRRMAANGVYLCPTLAASEAVERYRGWDGRAPLPERLAAKRSSFAAALAAGVPICAGSDVGVFAHGENARELELMAEWGMSPLAVLRAATSGNAHLLRLDDEIGSIRTGLVADLLAVEGDPTTDLKALRRIELVVKSGQIVVQRPAAARP from the coding sequence ATGCCCTATCCGCCGACGGTTCGACCCGCTCGGAGCCGCCGCTGGCATCCCGTCCTTTCCGCGTTGCTCCTCCTGGGCGCGAGCCTCACGGCTCCGGTGGGCGGCACGGAGCCGTCTCCAACGACCGGCAAGAGCGTCCCCGTCCTGGTGATCCGCCCGGAGCGTCTCTTCGACGGGTCGGGCACCGAGCTCCATCGTGGTTGGGCGGTCCGGATCGAAGGCGAGCGGATCGCCGCGGTCGGAGCGGCAGCGACGGTGTCCGTGCCGCCCGGAGCCACGGTGCTCGACCTGCCCGGCGCGACGCTCCTGCCCGGACTGATCGAAGGTCACTCGCACGTCCTCCTGCATCCGTACGACGAGACCTCCTGGAACGACCAGGTGCTCAAGGAGCCGGAGGCGCTGCGCGTGGCACGGGCGACGGTTCATCTCCGGCGAACCCTCGAGGCCGGGTTCACCACCGAGCGCGACCTCGGCACGGAAGGCGCCGGGGTCGCGGACACCGGACTGAAGATGGCGGTCGCCCAGGGGATCGTGCCGGGGCCGCGTCTGCTCGTCGCCGGGCGCGCGCTGGTCGCCACCGGCAGCTACGGTCCGAAAGGGTTCTCTCCCGACTGGGACCTCCCGCTCGGCGCGCAGCAGGCCGACGGCGACGAGCTGATTCACGCCGTGCGCGAACAGATCGGCCGCGGTGCCGATTGGGTGAAGCTCTACGGCGACTATCGCTGGGGGCCTCACGGCGAGGCGCGGCCGACCTACTCCCTCGACGAGCTCCGTCGCGCCGTCGAGACGGCGACGTCGAGCGGCCGACCCGTCGCCGTGCATGCGGTGACGCCGGAGGCGATCCGGCGCGCGGTCGAGGCGGGAGCGCGCTCGATCGAGCACGGCGACGAAGCGACACCCGAGGTCCTGCGCCGGATGGCCGCCAACGGCGTCTACCTCTGCCCGACGCTCGCCGCCTCCGAAGCGGTCGAGCGCTATCGCGGTTGGGACGGCCGCGCTCCGCTACCCGAGCGCCTGGCGGCCAAGCGAAGCTCCTTCGCCGCGGCGCTCGCTGCCGGCGTGCCGATCTGTGCCGGCAGCGACGTCGGCGTCTTCGCCCACGGCGAGAACGCGCGTGAGCTCGAATTGATGGCCGAATGGGGGATGAGCCCGCTCGCCGTCCTCCGCGCCGCCACCTCGGGCAACGCGCACCTGCTGCGCCTCGACGACGAGATCGGCTCGATCCGGACGGGGCTGGTGGCCGACCTGCTGGCGGTCGAGGGCGATCCGACGACGGACCTCAAGGCGCTTCGTCGGATCGAGCTCGTCGTGAAGTCCGGGCAGATCGTCGTCCAGCGGCCGGCGGCGGCCCGCCCCTGA
- a CDS encoding M13 family metallopeptidase codes for MTTPALRLATAALLTLAAPLAAETPAAPAAATEKRPLSALPYTPSLEPAFMDRTIDPCADLYHFSCGGWQKLHPIPPDQSRWSVYGKLYDDNQQFLWGLLEAAAKPAPGRTADEQKIGDFFASCMDEAAVERAGASPLKGDLAAIAALDSPRAIAAWLGDAHQRLRSRALFAFFPEQDPGNSEQVIAWAMAGGLGLPDRDYYLKDDARSVEIRQRYREHVVASLVLSGEAHPAAARDAESTLRLETALAKASLSRLERRDPRAIYHRLPLAELQKLSPSFPWGTYLAASGAPAIGELNVTEPKFFQEVERLLGNEKLDAWKGYLRWHLVRARSPYLSSAFVKADFAFYRAFLRGVQQAPPRWKTCVGWVDDELGEALGKVFVARTFPPEVKERTLDMVLRIERAMGERIGKIDWMSDATRRQALGKLATLRNKIGYPDTWRDYSALEIRPGDLLGNVDRAALFESRRRLAKIGQPVDRGEWGMTPPTVNAYYNPSMNDMNFPAGVLLPPLFDPKLDDAPNYGNTGGTIGHELVHGFDDEGRQFDAAGNLADWWTADDAREFEKRAACVVDQYAQYTVVDDIKLNSKLTLGEDLADLGGLILAWEAWKGAVAGQQLTERDGLTPEQRFFVGFAQWDCENQRDEDKRVNALTNVHSPSVYRINGVVPNMPEFAAAFHCPAGAPLVKPKEAVCRIW; via the coding sequence GTGACGACTCCTGCACTCCGGCTGGCCACCGCGGCGCTGCTCACGCTCGCCGCGCCGCTCGCGGCCGAGACCCCGGCGGCTCCGGCGGCGGCGACCGAGAAGCGACCGCTGTCCGCGCTGCCGTACACGCCGAGCCTCGAACCGGCCTTCATGGATCGCACGATCGATCCGTGTGCCGACCTCTACCACTTTTCGTGTGGCGGCTGGCAGAAGCTCCATCCGATCCCCCCCGACCAGTCGCGCTGGAGCGTCTACGGCAAGCTCTACGACGACAATCAGCAGTTCCTCTGGGGATTGCTCGAAGCGGCCGCGAAGCCGGCGCCGGGTCGGACGGCCGACGAGCAGAAGATCGGCGACTTCTTCGCCTCGTGCATGGACGAAGCGGCGGTCGAGCGGGCCGGGGCCTCGCCGCTGAAGGGCGACCTTGCGGCGATCGCCGCGCTCGACAGCCCGCGCGCGATCGCCGCCTGGCTCGGCGACGCGCACCAGCGCCTGCGCTCGCGAGCGCTCTTCGCCTTCTTCCCCGAGCAGGATCCGGGCAACTCCGAGCAGGTGATCGCCTGGGCGATGGCCGGCGGGCTCGGGCTGCCGGACCGGGACTACTACCTCAAGGACGACGCCCGCTCCGTCGAGATCCGGCAGCGCTATCGCGAGCATGTCGTCGCCTCGCTCGTCCTCTCCGGCGAGGCCCATCCAGCGGCGGCGCGCGATGCGGAGTCGACGCTGCGGCTCGAGACGGCGCTGGCCAAGGCGTCGCTCTCGCGTCTCGAGCGCCGGGATCCGCGCGCCATCTACCATCGTCTCCCGCTCGCCGAGTTGCAGAAGCTCTCGCCCTCGTTCCCCTGGGGCACCTACCTCGCGGCGAGCGGTGCCCCGGCGATCGGCGAGCTCAACGTCACCGAGCCGAAGTTCTTCCAGGAGGTCGAGCGGCTGCTCGGCAATGAAAAGCTCGACGCCTGGAAGGGCTACCTGCGCTGGCACCTGGTGCGGGCGCGCTCGCCGTACCTCTCGTCGGCGTTCGTCAAGGCCGACTTCGCCTTCTATCGCGCCTTCCTGCGCGGTGTGCAGCAGGCGCCGCCGCGGTGGAAGACCTGCGTCGGCTGGGTCGACGACGAGCTCGGCGAGGCGCTCGGCAAGGTCTTCGTCGCCCGCACCTTCCCGCCCGAGGTCAAGGAACGGACGCTCGACATGGTGCTGCGCATCGAGCGGGCGATGGGGGAGCGCATCGGCAAGATCGACTGGATGAGCGACGCGACGCGCCGCCAAGCGCTCGGCAAGCTCGCCACCCTGCGCAACAAGATCGGCTACCCCGACACCTGGCGCGACTACTCGGCGCTCGAGATCCGGCCGGGCGACCTGCTCGGCAACGTCGACCGCGCGGCCCTCTTCGAGAGCCGGCGGCGCCTGGCAAAGATCGGCCAGCCGGTCGACCGTGGCGAATGGGGGATGACCCCGCCGACCGTCAACGCCTACTACAACCCGTCGATGAACGACATGAACTTCCCGGCCGGGGTGCTGCTGCCGCCGCTCTTCGATCCGAAGCTCGACGATGCGCCGAACTACGGCAACACGGGCGGCACGATCGGCCACGAGCTGGTGCACGGTTTCGACGACGAGGGCCGGCAGTTCGACGCGGCGGGCAACCTCGCCGACTGGTGGACCGCCGACGACGCCCGGGAGTTCGAGAAGCGCGCCGCCTGTGTCGTCGACCAGTACGCCCAGTACACGGTGGTCGACGACATCAAGCTGAACAGCAAGCTCACCCTCGGCGAGGATCTGGCCGACCTCGGCGGACTGATCCTCGCCTGGGAGGCCTGGAAGGGGGCGGTCGCCGGCCAGCAGTTGACGGAGCGCGACGGCCTGACGCCCGAGCAGCGCTTCTTCGTCGGCTTCGCCCAGTGGGACTGCGAGAACCAGCGCGACGAAGACAAGCGGGTCAACGCGCTCACCAACGTCCACTCGCCGAGCGTCTACCGGATCAACGGCGTGGTCCCGAACATGCCGGAGTTCGCCGCCGCGTTCCACTGTCCGGCGGGAGCGCCGCTGGTCAAGCCGAAGGAGGCGGTCTGCCGGATCTGGTGA
- a CDS encoding xanthine dehydrogenase family protein subunit M, with translation MRTALSSLELSQPESLGEALGMLADASAAPLTPLAGCTDVFVALNAGKLAARSFLDLSRLDELRGITTAGDRLVIGALATHGDIERSPEVRRRLPILAQAAGEVGGPQIRNRGTLGGNLATGSPAGDTLPVLAVAEATVVLRSVAGERRVPFADFYTGYRQTALRRDELIVAVEVGPLPGQGWFRKVGTRAAQAISKVVMAAVRGDTCRVAFGSVAATVVRVPRTEAALAVSLAAAQEALRGEITPIDDLRSTAAYRLRVAERLLARFWTETATT, from the coding sequence GTGAGAACGGCGCTCTCGAGCCTCGAGCTCTCGCAGCCGGAGAGTCTCGGCGAGGCGCTGGGGATGCTCGCCGACGCCTCCGCCGCGCCGCTCACGCCGCTCGCCGGTTGCACCGACGTCTTCGTCGCGCTCAACGCCGGCAAGCTCGCCGCGCGCTCGTTCCTCGATCTCTCGCGGCTCGACGAGCTGCGCGGCATCACCACCGCCGGCGACCGCTTGGTGATCGGGGCGCTTGCCACGCACGGCGACATCGAGCGTTCGCCCGAAGTGCGCCGGCGACTCCCGATCCTCGCCCAGGCTGCCGGCGAGGTCGGTGGCCCGCAGATCCGCAACCGCGGCACGCTCGGCGGCAACCTGGCCACCGGTTCGCCGGCCGGGGACACCCTGCCCGTCCTGGCGGTTGCCGAGGCGACCGTCGTCCTGCGCAGCGTCGCCGGTGAGCGGCGCGTGCCCTTCGCCGACTTCTACACCGGCTATCGTCAGACCGCCCTGCGACGCGACGAGCTGATCGTCGCGGTCGAGGTCGGACCGCTCCCCGGGCAGGGGTGGTTCCGCAAGGTCGGGACGCGCGCGGCCCAGGCGATCTCGAAGGTCGTCATGGCGGCGGTGCGCGGCGACACCTGCCGGGTGGCCTTCGGCAGCGTCGCGGCGACGGTGGTGCGCGTGCCGCGAACCGAGGCGGCGCTGGCGGTCTCGCTCGCGGCGGCCCAGGAGGCGTTGCGCGGCGAGATCACGCCGATCGACGACCTGCGCTCGACCGCGGCCTACCGGTTGCGCGTCGCCGAACGTCTGCTGGCACGCTTCTGGACCGAGACCGCGACGACCTGA
- a CDS encoding (2Fe-2S)-binding protein: MRFALNGRAIDVAAPPMKRLLDVLREECGLTGTKEGCGEGECGACTVLLDDRPVNACLVPFAQVRDRRVTTIEGLAGHPLLDAFAREGAAQCGFCTPGMIVAASAIEAGEDVRRALAGNLCRCTGYTAILRAVERS, from the coding sequence ATGCGCTTCGCTCTGAACGGACGCGCGATCGACGTCGCCGCGCCGCCGATGAAGCGGTTGCTCGACGTCCTGCGCGAGGAGTGTGGACTCACCGGCACCAAGGAAGGCTGCGGGGAAGGCGAGTGCGGCGCCTGCACGGTGCTGCTCGACGACCGCCCGGTCAACGCCTGCCTGGTGCCGTTCGCCCAGGTGCGCGATCGTCGCGTCACCACGATCGAGGGGCTGGCCGGTCACCCGCTGCTCGACGCCTTCGCTCGCGAAGGCGCCGCGCAGTGCGGCTTCTGCACGCCGGGGATGATCGTCGCCGCGTCGGCGATCGAGGCGGGAGAGGACGTGCGCCGTGCGCTCGCCGGCAACCTCTGCCGCTGCACCGGCTATACCGCGATCCTGCGAGCGGTGGAGCGATCGTGA
- a CDS encoding xanthine dehydrogenase family protein, with translation MALIGQDVLRKDAYSKVSGAARYVDDLVFPGMIHGRTVRSTVPCGEILSIAVDAPGCTVVDYRDIPGRNAVAGLDLDQPCLVEREIRHAAEPVVLLAHESREALLAARVDLEVRRGDAVLDPRQATHFHKRLAIDKGDLEAGFAAADLVVEGTYSTGHHEHAYLETNGVIAVPEDGGITLHGSLQCPYFVHRALQVLLGIERVRVVQAETGGGFGGKEEYPSMIACHAALLAVKSGRPVKLIYDRSEDMWATTKRHPSLVRHRTGVTRDGRIVAMDIDVLLDAGAYSTLTPVVLSRAVLHATGPYRCDHVRIRGRAACTNTPPNGAFRGFGAPQSLFAAEVHLDRIAEALGCEPLALRERNAFRPGDTTPTGQVLGEDCAALAVLEAAVERSGYRKRRVELAAERATGGSRGSGRRGIGLSLFFHGCGFTGSGEVRLASRASLELTEGGARILVANTEIGQGARTTLAQITADALGWPLEAIEVATPDTGRVPDSGPTVASRTCMVVGGLLARCAVEMKARLGGMSAGEYLERHGPLVVTEQYRQPEGMSWDDATYRGDAYGTFGWGCDVVELAVDPDTCEVAPARITAAIDVGRAIHPQVVAGQIEGGTAQGLGWALLEQVTMRDGAMANASLTDYIIPTSIDTPPIDAVIVERPYPHGPFGAKGVGELPIDGVAPAVVNALRHAGIDLRDLPASPERISECASL, from the coding sequence ATGGCGCTCATCGGCCAGGACGTTCTGCGCAAGGACGCGTACTCCAAGGTCAGCGGCGCGGCACGCTACGTCGACGACCTCGTCTTCCCCGGCATGATCCACGGCCGCACGGTGCGCTCGACCGTCCCCTGCGGCGAGATCCTGTCGATCGCCGTCGATGCCCCCGGTTGCACCGTCGTCGACTATCGAGACATCCCCGGCCGCAACGCGGTGGCCGGACTCGACCTCGACCAGCCCTGCCTCGTCGAGCGCGAGATCCGCCACGCCGCCGAGCCGGTCGTGCTGCTCGCTCACGAGAGTCGCGAAGCGCTGCTCGCCGCGCGCGTCGACCTCGAAGTGCGGCGCGGCGACGCGGTGCTCGACCCGCGGCAGGCGACCCACTTCCACAAACGCCTGGCGATCGACAAAGGCGACCTCGAGGCCGGGTTCGCCGCCGCCGACCTGGTGGTCGAGGGGACCTACTCGACCGGGCACCACGAGCACGCCTACCTCGAGACGAACGGCGTCATCGCGGTGCCCGAGGACGGCGGCATCACGCTGCACGGTTCGCTGCAGTGCCCCTACTTCGTCCACCGGGCGCTCCAGGTGCTCCTCGGAATCGAAAGGGTCCGCGTCGTCCAGGCGGAGACCGGCGGTGGTTTCGGCGGCAAGGAGGAGTACCCGTCGATGATCGCCTGCCACGCTGCGCTCCTGGCGGTGAAGTCCGGCCGTCCGGTCAAGTTGATCTACGACCGCAGCGAGGACATGTGGGCGACCACGAAGCGACACCCGTCCCTCGTCCGCCATCGCACCGGCGTGACGCGCGACGGGCGGATCGTGGCGATGGACATCGACGTCCTGCTCGACGCCGGGGCGTATTCGACGCTCACACCGGTCGTCTTGTCGCGCGCCGTGCTCCACGCCACCGGCCCCTACCGTTGCGATCACGTGCGGATCCGCGGCCGCGCCGCCTGCACGAATACGCCGCCGAACGGCGCCTTTCGCGGCTTCGGGGCGCCGCAATCGCTCTTCGCCGCCGAGGTCCATCTCGACCGCATCGCCGAGGCTCTCGGGTGCGAGCCGCTGGCGTTGCGCGAGCGCAACGCCTTCCGACCCGGCGACACGACGCCCACCGGCCAGGTCCTGGGCGAAGACTGCGCGGCGCTCGCCGTGCTCGAGGCGGCGGTCGAGCGGTCGGGCTACCGGAAACGGCGGGTCGAGCTTGCCGCGGAGCGGGCGACCGGGGGTTCTCGCGGCAGCGGGCGGCGAGGCATCGGTCTCTCGCTCTTCTTCCACGGCTGCGGCTTCACCGGCTCGGGCGAGGTGCGTCTCGCCTCGCGCGCCTCTCTCGAGCTGACCGAGGGCGGGGCGCGGATCCTGGTGGCCAACACCGAGATCGGCCAGGGGGCACGCACGACGCTCGCCCAGATCACCGCCGACGCGCTCGGCTGGCCGCTCGAGGCGATCGAGGTGGCGACGCCGGACACGGGTCGGGTGCCGGACAGCGGGCCGACGGTGGCCAGCCGCACCTGCATGGTGGTCGGCGGGCTCCTGGCCCGTTGCGCCGTCGAGATGAAGGCGCGGCTCGGGGGGATGAGCGCCGGCGAGTATCTCGAGCGCCACGGCCCGCTCGTCGTCACCGAGCAGTACCGTCAGCCGGAAGGGATGAGCTGGGACGACGCGACCTATCGCGGCGACGCCTACGGCACCTTCGGCTGGGGCTGCGACGTCGTCGAGCTCGCCGTGGACCCCGACACCTGCGAGGTCGCCCCGGCGCGCATCACTGCCGCCATCGACGTCGGCCGGGCGATCCACCCGCAGGTGGTGGCCGGGCAGATCGAGGGCGGCACGGCGCAGGGTCTCGGCTGGGCGCTGCTCGAGCAGGTCACCATGCGCGACGGAGCGATGGCGAACGCCTCGCTCACCGACTACATCATTCCCACCAGCATCGACACGCCGCCGATCGACGCGGTGATCGTCGAGCGTCCCTACCCGCACGGCCCGTTCGGCGCCAAGGGTGTCGGCGAGCTGCCGATTGACGGCGTGGCCCCGGCGGTCGTCAACGCCCTGCGCCACGCGGGGATCGACCTGCGTGACCTGCCGGCGAGCCCGGAGAGGATCTCGGAATGCGCTTCGCTCTGA
- a CDS encoding SDR family oxidoreductase yields the protein MTNDRVALVTGASSGIGEAVARELARRGTRVALAARRTERLERIAAELRAAGGTALAVACDVTRDGDPESAVGQVVAAWGRLDTVFANAGFVVSGELAELTLDDYRRQLETNFFGVLRTIQAALPELEKSRGRLGVVGSVNGYIGTPAASAYCASKFAVRGLCDALRHELAPRGISVTHLAPGFVASEIRAKDNHEVLDPAAVERVPSWLVASAEASAREIVDAVERRRRERVVTFHGKLFVFLERHAPWLVARVARYVR from the coding sequence ATGACGAACGACCGGGTGGCGCTGGTTACCGGAGCCTCCTCCGGCATCGGCGAGGCGGTCGCTCGCGAGCTCGCGCGTCGCGGGACGCGGGTGGCGCTGGCCGCACGACGCACCGAGCGCCTCGAGCGAATCGCCGCCGAGTTGCGCGCCGCCGGCGGCACGGCGCTCGCCGTCGCCTGCGACGTGACCCGCGACGGCGATCCGGAATCGGCCGTCGGGCAGGTCGTCGCCGCCTGGGGGCGGCTCGACACCGTCTTCGCCAATGCCGGGTTTGTCGTCTCCGGAGAGCTCGCCGAGCTGACGCTCGACGACTACCGCCGTCAGCTCGAGACGAACTTCTTCGGCGTCCTCCGCACGATCCAGGCCGCGCTGCCCGAGCTCGAAAAGAGCCGCGGGCGGCTCGGCGTCGTCGGCAGCGTCAACGGCTACATCGGCACACCGGCGGCCTCCGCCTACTGCGCCTCGAAGTTCGCCGTGCGCGGGCTCTGCGACGCCCTGCGTCACGAGCTCGCCCCGCGCGGGATCTCGGTGACCCATCTCGCTCCGGGCTTCGTCGCCAGCGAGATCCGCGCCAAGGACAACCACGAGGTGCTCGACCCGGCGGCGGTCGAGCGCGTCCCGTCGTGGCTCGTCGCCTCGGCGGAAGCCTCTGCCCGCGAGATCGTCGACGCCGTCGAACGCCGCCGCCGCGAGCGGGTGGTCACCTTCCACGGCAAGCTGTTCGTCTTCCTCGAACGCCACGCTCCGTGGCTCGTCGCCCGAGTGGCCCGGTACGTCCGCTAG
- the mtgA gene encoding monofunctional biosynthetic peptidoglycan transglycosylase, producing MARRRNAAPWIAALLLLGIAVALSSWATWPDVAALARRDPGSTAFIERFRQRQRDRGASDRVEWRPVPLARIAPSLRLAVVVAEDIDFFSHHGFATAEMKKAFADAWEDKEMPRGASTLTQQLAKNLWLSPSRNPWRKLKEALLTRDLERHLGKRRILELYLNVVELGPGVYGAEAASRHWFGKGAAALTAREAAQLAASLPKPSSWHPGSPSKAYQRRVEIVLGRMEKAGGWVGPLVE from the coding sequence ATGGCGAGAAGGCGAAACGCCGCGCCCTGGATCGCGGCCCTGCTCCTGCTCGGAATCGCCGTCGCGCTCTCCTCGTGGGCGACCTGGCCCGACGTTGCCGCGCTGGCGCGGCGCGATCCGGGGAGCACCGCGTTCATCGAGCGCTTCCGCCAGCGGCAGCGCGACCGGGGAGCGAGCGACCGCGTCGAGTGGCGACCCGTTCCGCTCGCCCGCATCGCCCCGTCGCTGCGACTCGCCGTCGTCGTGGCCGAGGACATCGACTTCTTCTCGCACCACGGTTTTGCCACGGCCGAGATGAAGAAGGCGTTCGCCGACGCCTGGGAGGACAAGGAGATGCCGCGCGGCGCCTCGACGCTGACCCAGCAGCTGGCCAAGAACCTCTGGCTCTCGCCGTCGCGCAATCCCTGGCGCAAGCTCAAGGAGGCACTGCTGACGCGGGACCTCGAGCGTCATCTCGGCAAGCGGCGGATCCTCGAGCTCTACCTCAACGTGGTCGAGCTCGGTCCCGGCGTCTACGGCGCCGAGGCGGCGTCGCGTCACTGGTTCGGCAAGGGCGCGGCAGCGCTCACGGCTCGCGAGGCCGCCCAGCTCGCCGCGAGCCTCCCGAAGCCGTCGAGCTGGCACCCGGGAAGCCCGAGCAAGGCCTACCAGCGCCGCGTCGAGATCGTCCTCGGCCGGATGGAGAAGGCGGGAGGCTGGGTGGGACCGCTCGTCGAGTAG